A single window of Tiliqua scincoides isolate rTilSci1 chromosome 10, rTilSci1.hap2, whole genome shotgun sequence DNA harbors:
- the MFSD2A gene encoding sodium-dependent lysophosphatidylcholine symporter 1 isoform X5 produces the protein MAKGEGAESVSATGLLQQSILKQEELIRPKVSIYLLDVAQLDPFYASIILFVGRAWDAVTDPVVGFFISKASWGRFGRLMPWIIFSTPFAVISYFLIWFVPDFSWGQTMWYLFFYCIFQTLVTCFHVPYSALTMFISREQSERDSATAYRMTVEVLGTLLGTAIQGQIVGKVNTPCVRDSLLLNMDNSSVFMEDVNITHDTGLLTDTRNAYMIAAGVIGGIYILCAIILSLGVRERRESSELQSDEPVSFFQGLKLVMNHGPYIKLIAAFLFTSLAFMLLEGNFALFCTYTLGLRNEFQNILLAIMLSATLTIPFWHWFLIRFGKKTAVYFGISSAAPFLVLVVIMKSNLIITYVVAVAAGISVAAAFLLPWSMLPDVVDDFNLRHPDSHGHEAIFFSFYVFFTKFASGVSLGISTLSLDIAGYKTRGCSQPEAVHFTLKMLVSAAPVALIILGLLLFKLYPIDEEKRRKNKKALQELRDEENNSSTESDSTELASIV, from the exons CTGGATCCTTTTTATGCTTCTATCATCCTCTTCGTGGGCCGCGCATGGGACGCTGTTACAGATCCTGTGGTGGGCTTCTTCATTAGTAAAGCATCGTGGGGTCGTTTTGGACGCTTGATGCCCTG GATTATTTTCTCCACGCCCTTTGCCGTGATCTCCTACTTCCTGATATGGTTCGTGCCAGACTTCTCGTGGGGGCAGACCATGTGGTACCTCTTCTTCTACTGCATTTTCCAGACCCTGGTGACG TGTTTTCATGTTCCGTACTCGGCCTTGACCATGTTCATTAGCAGAGAGCAGAGTGAGCGGGACTCTGCCACCGCATACC GCATGACGGTGGAAGTGCTGGGCACTCTCTTGGGCACAGCCATTCAGGGGCAGATTGTGGGCAAGGTCAACACACCCTGCGTTCGGGACTCGCTCCTCTTGAACATGGACAACTCCTCCGTCTTCATGGAAGATGTCAACATCACCCATGACACTGGCCTGCTCACGGACACG AGAAATGCCTACATGATAGCAGCAGGTGTCATTGGTGGGATCTACATTCTCTGTGCAATCATCCTCTCCCTGGGCGTGCGGGAAAGGCGAG AGTCTTCAGAGCTCCAGTCAGATGAGCCTGTTTCCTTCTTCCAAGGCTTGAAGCTGGTGATGAATCACGGCCCCTACATCAAGCTGATCGCTGCTTTTCTCTTTACCTCCTTGGCCTTCATG CTGCTGGAGGGCAACTTTGCCTTGTTCTGTACGTACACCTTGGGATTGCGCAATGAGTTCCAGAACATTTTGCTGGCCATCATG CTCTCTGCCACTCTGACAATCCCCTTCTGGCACTGGTTCCTTATTCGCTTTGGCAAGAAAACGGCTGTCTATTTTGGGATCTCG TCTGCTGCCCCTTTTCTTGTCTTGGTGGTCATTATGAAAAGTAACCTTATCATCACATACGTTGTGGCTGTCGCTGCAGGGATCAGTGTGGCGGCTGCATTTCTGTTGCCTTG GTCCATGTTGCCAGATGTTGTTGATGACTTCAACCTCCGGCACCCAGACTCCCATGGGCACGAAGCTATTTTCTTCTCCTTCTATGTCTTCTTTACGAAGTTTGCTTCTGGAGTGTCTCTGGGGATCTCCACCCTCAGTTTAGA CATTGCCGGATACAAGACGCGGGGCTGCTCCCAACCAGAGGCGGTGCACTTCACATTGAAGATGCTGGTGTCTGCAGCTCCTGTTGCTTTGATCATCCTCGGCCTCCTTCTTTTCAAGTTGTACCCCATTGACGAGGAGAAGCGGAGGAAAAACAAGAAAGCCCTGCAGGAGTTAAG ggATGAGGAAAATAACAGCAGCACTGAATCAGACTCCACAGAGCTTGCAAGTATTGTTTGA